Proteins co-encoded in one Sulfurimonas sp. HSL1-2 genomic window:
- a CDS encoding polymer-forming cytoskeletal protein, translating into MTLECDVFFDGRLEGTMHSKGVITVGQNGVIVGEVKAPHLIVRGRIEGTVDVDRVEIKENGYVGGIISSKEMVIESKGIFEGESHRKTTETAAKPLQEAAAEKPAEKKS; encoded by the coding sequence ATGACACTGGAGTGCGACGTCTTTTTTGACGGCCGCCTGGAAGGAACGATGCATTCCAAGGGGGTCATCACCGTCGGACAAAACGGCGTGATCGTCGGCGAAGTCAAGGCACCCCACCTGATCGTACGCGGCCGTATCGAAGGGACCGTCGACGTCGACCGTGTCGAGATCAAAGAGAACGGCTATGTCGGAGGGATCATCTCTTCCAAAGAGATGGTCATCGAATCCAAAGGGATCTTCGAAGGCGAAAGCCATCGTAAAACGACCGAAACCGCGGCCAAACCCCTCCAGGAAGCCGCCGCCGAAAAACCTGCCGAAAAGAAGAGCTGA
- a CDS encoding M23 family metallopeptidase — MHQRFTVTIHDLDGVRQYSLHNIVKKVLLYAGAGLVTLIAAGLAFILFLNASLNEIDEKKAQLEAHNAELLTSITTAEKELADKQAELTTVSDRLDGIETLIGLAPDTETESSLLERVEIAQMNSVQRAALLQHIPNGSPVEYRGITSKFGYRTHPTLNRKEFHPGSDLRAPMNTPVHATADGVIEYAGMHSNSGYGRLIIVDNNYGFKTYFGHLNKISVKSGQYVKKGDLIGYSGNTGMSNGPHLHYEVRFIQRKLNPYWFIKWDLEHYATIFEKEKKVPWQSLVATITRNQNLQKLPSPTPVPPSSQLALYSKAK; from the coding sequence ATGCATCAACGCTTCACTGTTACGATCCATGACCTTGACGGCGTGCGGCAGTACAGCCTGCACAATATCGTCAAAAAAGTCCTTCTCTACGCAGGGGCCGGTCTCGTTACGCTTATCGCCGCCGGGCTCGCCTTTATTCTCTTCCTCAACGCCTCTCTCAACGAGATCGACGAGAAAAAAGCCCAACTCGAAGCGCACAACGCCGAGCTGCTGACATCCATCACCACGGCAGAAAAAGAGCTCGCCGACAAACAGGCCGAACTCACCACGGTCTCCGACCGGCTTGACGGTATCGAGACGCTGATCGGTCTGGCGCCGGATACGGAAACGGAAAGCAGCCTGCTTGAACGGGTGGAAATCGCCCAGATGAACTCCGTACAGCGGGCGGCACTTCTGCAGCACATTCCCAACGGTTCACCCGTAGAGTACCGCGGCATTACGAGTAAGTTCGGCTACCGCACCCACCCCACCCTGAACCGTAAAGAGTTCCACCCCGGCAGCGACCTCCGTGCCCCGATGAACACCCCTGTCCATGCCACGGCGGACGGTGTCATCGAGTACGCCGGGATGCACAGCAACAGCGGTTACGGGCGCCTGATCATCGTCGACAACAACTATGGCTTCAAAACCTATTTCGGCCATCTCAACAAGATCAGCGTCAAGTCCGGCCAGTACGTCAAAAAAGGCGATCTTATCGGTTACAGCGGTAATACGGGTATGAGCAACGGTCCGCACCTGCATTACGAAGTGCGTTTTATCCAGCGCAAACTCAACCCCTACTGGTTTATCAAGTGGGATCTCGAACACTATGCCACCATATTTGAAAAGGAGAAAAAAGTACCATGGCAATCTTTGGTAGCAACAATAACACGGAATCAAAACCTGCAAAAGCTCCCGTCACCAACACCAGTACCACCATCATCACAGCTGGCGCTTTACTCAAAGGCGAAATGA
- a CDS encoding GNAT family N-acetyltransferase has product MTPVIIQATSEDARSISVLTGELLHEIMERIDVKAFRFNREETEERAGELLSRGVYYVFLAKEPGTGEKVGFLSLYESYALYAEGAYGTIPELYVRPPYRSEGIGRQLLQRARDFAVAKGWKRLEVTTPPLPQFDRTLVFYERNAFEISGGRKLKSDIENVI; this is encoded by the coding sequence GTGACACCCGTCATCATCCAGGCGACATCCGAAGATGCCCGGTCCATCTCCGTCCTGACCGGCGAACTGCTGCACGAGATCATGGAACGTATCGACGTCAAGGCATTCCGTTTTAACCGGGAAGAGACGGAGGAGAGGGCCGGGGAGCTGCTCTCCAGGGGAGTTTATTACGTCTTTCTCGCCAAAGAACCTGGTACCGGGGAAAAGGTCGGGTTCCTTTCGCTCTACGAAAGTTATGCGCTCTACGCCGAAGGCGCCTACGGCACGATCCCGGAACTCTATGTCCGCCCGCCCTACCGCTCGGAGGGGATCGGAAGGCAACTGCTGCAGCGGGCAAGGGATTTTGCCGTCGCCAAAGGGTGGAAACGGCTGGAAGTCACGACACCTCCCCTGCCTCAGTTTGATAGAACACTCGTATTTTATGAACGCAATGCTTTCGAAATTTCCGGCGGCCGGAAACTGAAAAGTGATATTGAGAATGTGATATGA